The sequence AATGAATCTGGTTCTGAGCCGCTTTGACGTAACCAAGAACACATAAGGCGATTTTGAGTTGCAATTGTGCCAGCGATTGCTCCGCGCCAATTACGTTGATCACTTGATCACTCTTTTCAAATTTTTGAAGGCTGTAAGCGATGTCGCGTGTTGTGTACAGGGTTGTACCATCAGCTCGGGTTAGAGTAAGTGAAGGCACGCTGTAGCCTTTCATGATATTTAAAACCGGCCTCAGTCTAAGTTCATTGACAGCTTTCTCAGCATCTAACTCAAGAACTCCCCCAGCTTCAAAAACAAAGGGCGTCCGCTTAAGTTGTTGCACAATTTCGTTTACTTTGCCACTCCATACCAAGTCGCTTTCCCAGTCCCACTGGTCAAATAAAATTCCGACTCTACTCAAAGTTTGTTTAAACCCTTCTAGGCAAAGATTACTTACTTTTCTGAAGAGTTCCTTTGTGCTTGCCTTTCCAATCTCATATTCTTGTATTAGCCTGTTGATGCTCGCCTCTGGATTCGGATCCTTGTTTATCTCATCGAGCAGTTTGCTAAACATATCTGGATATTTCTCTTGGAGTTCCGCAGCTGCTGCAATCCAGTCATCAAGTTCAAATTTCAATCTTTTGACGGTTTCTTCTTGATCTTGCATTGCTTCGCGTTGCTTAATTTGTTCTTTAAGGTTGCGAATTTCAGTTAGACAACTGGTTATGGCGTAAATCCAGCCGATAAAGTGGTCAGGCTTAACATGTGGGTCGATCTCTGGACTTCCAAGTTTTTGATAGCCATATGCAATAATCGCAATTTGGCGTCCCATATCGTCAATGTAAAAGTGTCTTGAAATCTTGTGACCACGAGCCGCCAATATTCTTGCTAAAGCATCCCCCAAAATTGGATTTCTGGCGGTTCCTATGTGTAATGGATGAATAGGATTTGCACTCGTGTGCTCTACAATAATCCTAAGCGGATGATCTGTTTTAACGTATCCATAATCTTCATCTAATCTTCTTGCGGACTCTACCGTTAACTTAGCAAATTTCGATCGGTTTAAATGGAAATTAATGTAGCCTCCTACTGCCTCAGCTTTCTCACATATTTTAAAGTCAGTCATCTCAATCGTTGAAGAGATTCTTTTTGCCAGTTCCGTTGGGGTTGTCTTCAGAGTTTTAGCTAATTCGAAACAGATAGATGAAGCCAGTTCCCCGTATGCTGGGCTTGGGGGGACTTCGAGGGACCTTTTAACTTCAACTCTTTCAGTAAGCTTTGACAAGGACTTCATAAGAATACGTTCGCACTCTTCTCGAAACTCTCCAAAGGGATTGGTAGACAAGCGACTATGAGCCTCCAGTAGTAATCACTAGCCAGATAAAATAATATTTCTGAACCACTATTTGAGTCGACAGCACCAATAACCCTATGTCTCAACCATATTTTTACAGGGCTACCATAAACTACCAATGAAATAAAGATTCAAGTAATGTAGTAAAGAATCGACAAAGAAAAAATGAAGGGGAGGGTTTCACTCAACCCTACTTAGAAACTCGTCATGAGTCAATACTTCCCCTATAAGGGGGAAAAACTTCTCCTCCACATACTTCTGCTCCATAGCCGACATTGCCGCGGTACAATCCTTTAACAAGAATACCTTGTATCCCTTATCGTATGCAGATCTAGCCGTCCCCTCAACACAAACATTCGTTAGAAAACCAGCGAATGCCACATTCTTTATGCAAGCCACTCTTAGCAAGAAGTCTATGTTGGTTGAATGGAAAGCATCCAATGTCCGCTTTCCTTCTACTACAATATCCTTATCAGTTGGCTTAAGCTCATCAATAATAGCTCCTCCCCATGTGCCCTTTTTGAAAGCCCCCGCCTTAGCCGCGTTCATGTGAATAGGACCTAGCACACCCGGGCAGCCCGCATCACGATAGTCCTGTTCAAAGAGGATTGGAACTATCAATGTCATGATTCCCTTTTCCCGTGCCTTCTTGATGCAATCGGCAGCGTTTTTGATAGTTCCCTGTGCCGCGATTTGTTCCTTCACAGCGCCGTAAAGAGCTCCCCCTTCCTTGCAGAAGTCGTTTTGAAACTCAATAAAGACAATCGCAGTCTCATTAGCTTTCAAAATTTCCTCCTCCAAATAAAACAAGAAAACTAGTAGATATTTAGGTATTGTTTTTAACATGGTTTTACAGAATCCGATGAAATCCAAAAGCATCAAATTCTTTATCTAAAGAAAAACTTCAAAAATTCCATGTTTCCGTACCAGTATAATACTCGGCAATCCGTCAGACTGAGCTCCAGTTTCTGTCCACTTCGAGAACGATGATAGATTTTGAGGTTAGGATCGCTTCACCAAGTTCGACGGCAGCCCTCTGATTGCGTGTTCTCATCCTACACGTTGTAACTGCCTCGTTAACTATGTAACGAGGAATGGCCAACTATCTATGAAGAGCTTCATTTTATCGTTACTTGTAGACTATTTCATCCACCTTCGTGGAAGCCTTCTTATCTCCGGTAGAAGATTGGGGTGAGATTAAATATCGGATCCCTAGGTTCGATCTCAGACTTTTCCTCAGTCCACTTCAGAATAGCCTCCCTAACTGCTTTCCGAATACTCATATCAAACTTCTCTACAGTTTTCATCAGTCTTCTATATTCATCCTGTGAAAGGATTGTTTGAACAACCTTTTTACATCAAAAAGGGAATAATAGCACATGTAAAAGTCTTACTTCACAATCTCCCATCAAGCGAAAGCAATCATTGTCTCAACTCTTCACTTGGCAATTCCGGCACGCTTCACGGCTCAAATCTTAAAACGTAGTTACCCACTCATAAATTGAACGGATTATTCTTAGGCAAGTTTACCTGGGGGCAATCATAAATGTTAGCTGACCTTTTGCCCACCCTATTCATCATCGCATTTTTCTCAGTCTTTATTTTAGTAGCTGCATTTATGCTCATAATGATGGTAAAGACCCTGAGAGGTCCAAAGGCCACCCAGACCATAAGCCCAGCTAAGGAACTTAGCAGTCAACTAGCCTGCCCAAAATGTGGCTCCCGCGACCTGGAACCAGTAGGTTTTTACACAATCAGATGCCGCATATGCGGTTTCACGTTCAGCGTTGGATCCGTAGAGCGGCCCATTTATCACTTATTTTGGTGGTTCTGGTGGCCATTCGTGTGGTCAATTTTTCCATAAATGGGAGATTAAGCTCAGAATAATTCTTCTATCTGCATTTGAAGGAAATCCAACAGATAAGCTTGAAAGACCAACAAAGAAGTGATAATTAATCCTAAAGAGCTGAAGCATTCAAGAAACTTAGTGAATACCGACTGCGGGAAAAAAGAAGGAAGCGGTTATCGAGCTTCACCTGGCAAAGGGTTTCCCCTTGAAAACCTAGATGTTTTTGAATTTTTCTGAAGCAGGTCTCCACCAATTCCCTCATGCGATTTAGGTATTTAGTGGATGATCACTTCTGCTGTCCAACGGCAAAGGCGACATAGACATAGTAATCCTCGATCAAAAAGGTAAAAGACCAATTATAGGATACGAAGTAAAACTGGGAGAACTCAAAAGCAACGAAGCGAAAAAGTCAGTTGAAACAATACATTCTTACGGAATCCCAAAGGCTGAACTTATAAGTTTAAGCTCCAAACCCCCAAGGTTCCAGGAGCCCACGAGAGCCTCGTTTACTCGGAATTTCCTAGACAGTTCAGCAGCTAAACTTAAGAGTGGATGGGGCAGCCCTGAATCGCTTGCTGAGACAGAGCCTCTACTGGTAGAAATACCAGCAAGCTCCATCATTAAAGCAGGAAGCCCACAGGCTTCAACCGTGGGTAGCTCACAGGGCATTGTGAGCTATAAGGCTTAAATTCATGGTATTATTATTCCCATGTGGTGAATAACGTGGAAGATGCGGTTACTGTCGACAAGCAGGGAAGACTGGTATTGCCTTCCCACATTCGCGAGGTTCTGGGTTTAAAGGAGGGGGGGCATGTGTCCATTAGGCTAGACGGCTCACGGATAATTCTTGAGCCTGTGTCTAAGGACCTTAACGAGAAGGTTCGAGAATGGGCAAGTTTTGCCCTAAGCCTTAAGGCAGAAGCCTTTACGGAGGAGTTAAAGGAAGGCTGGAAGTGGATGAGCCGTGAATACGCGAGGAGAAAGCTTGGCCTATCCTGAGGGAGTTCTAGACGTAAGCATACTCATACCTGCATGCTTCGAAAACCCACTAAAAGAGTATAGCATAGCCTTCCTTTCTGAAGTGTTAACTCAAAAGAAGCGGGTTGCATTACCTGTCTCCGCTGTACTGGGGACTTACCACATAGCTACACGATATCTCCGAGTACCTAAGATAGCTGTAAAGAAAATACTGGAGGGGATTCTAAGATCAGGGTCACCTGCCCTCTACCCGCACATCACCCCTCAAATTGCATTGGACGGGATAGATTATGCGGCGGCCTATGATATTGAGTCCTGGGATGGATACCTAATCGCGCTCACAAGAAGTCTAGGGACCACGGTGATATATTCGCTCGACCAAGAACTCTCAAAAGTCAAAGAGATAATTGTAGCCAACCCATTTCCCGAAGACAAGGTTAAACAATACCATGAATTTATAGACGCGAAGCTACGTGAGGGATAACGTTCGACATCGCCGACTCTGAAGCCAAGGCCGAGCTCCACCTGACGCTGTGAGAGGTATTTTCGTGAAGTTGAGGAGTTGTTGGCGGGAAAGGACTACACTCAAGCATCCAAAAAAGCCTAGGGAGCTGCTTCCTAGCTGATTAAGACATTAGCCGCCAAAGAAGGTAAGGAGCTGAGAAGTCATGCCAGCCTATGGAATACGTGGGCAAACCAGTTGAAAAATCGAGGAGACGAGCAAAGGCACTTATAGGAGGAGAGCGAATAACCTCCAGCTCGCCAGAGTGAGACGGTGTTCAAGCTAAATAGATAATATGTTTATTATAATGAAGAAGGCTATCTAGAACAAGTTTCCACTAGATAGAATGTAATTGCCCTTGGATAGAAGGAATCATCAGGGAAGAGAAGGTTAAGCACTTGGAGGATGAAGCTACCTAATGAGTGAGCTTTTGCTGCATTTTGCTGTGCCTTTTGCGGTTTTCTCTTATTTTAGGCGACCCAAGGAGGCTTTCCTCCTCTCTCTAGTAGCCCTTTTGCCCGACTTGGACGTGTTGATCGGTATTCATAGATCTTGGACACACTCGGTTATCGTCGTTCTAGCCTTTTGCGGAGTTGCACTTTTGCTTGTTAGGGTTTTAAGACCTAAACTGCTTGGCTTAGGCTTTCTTGCCGTGTTAGCTTTGATCAGTCATCTATTGCTTGATTTATTTACAACTTACACGCCCCTTCTTTGGCCATTAATTTCCCAGTCCTTCTTCGTAAGCTTCAATCTAGGAGTGAGAATGGGTGAAAGCATGCGGGTTTACGTGCTTCCAAAGGTTTTGGTTATGCCCACAAGTTTTGCACACTTCCAGTATTTAGATGCCCCGGTATTCACGAGCGAGGGCTTTGTGGTAGCAGTCATTCTGATTAGCTCGGCTCTTTTGAGCAGATGCCTAAAACCATCAAAGAGATTGTTCAAAACTTGAACGTTTCGATGGGTTACATTGGAGAGGAAGGTGAAGCCTTCTCAAAGATCCGAGATAAGCTTGGTCATGATCCAATTTACACTGGAAAGTCCGTTGCCGTTTTTTAACGCGTCATTGTGGGACGCGACGAGGATAAGGTGAGGCTCGCGGAAACCGTTTATGAGAAATATGGTACGTTTCAATCTATATTGATAAAGTGGTTCCCCAACATGCGATTGCAGAAGAGGCTGAAGGTAAAAGAGGTAAAGAAATAAAAAGTAAAATTCCTCAGGGATTGATCTAAAGTTTCATGACTCTTCTTATGTACTCTGCTATCTCTCTATTTCTCGTGGGGTTCAACGATATCCTATTTCCTCCTTTATAGGCTAACACGTAGCCTTCTTCTAGAAGTTCCTTTACGACTTTTCTTATCCTCTTTCCATCGTTCTTAACTACGTGAGAAAGCTTATTGACAAGGGTATCCAGTGGAAAATAATGAGCACCCCATCTTCCATGTCTTTCAAGCCAGTCTAGAATTAAGGCTCTGACTTCTGAGTCTGTGTAGTCGCGTCTCATAGAGTACATTAATAATACCTTTAGACGGTTAAGTATAAATACCTTTAATTATAAGATATTTTCTGATGAAAATGGAAGAAGATTCGCTCTTGATTAAAGCTCTAGGCAATTCGCCCAAACTCAGAATTCTAGACTACTTGTTAGACTACAAGTTGAACGACTTCACCAAGAAAGAAATCGTGGAAGCCTTAGGAATGAGCAAGCTCACATTCTACAAGTACTTCAAGGATTTAGAAGAGCTTGGCTTAGTTACGGCATCAAGGAAAATCGGCCGGGCAACACTATACAAGGTTAACTTGAACAACCCAATGGTCAAAATGCTTATTGAATACGAGACAAAGCTTTCGCTCAAGATCGCGGAACAAGAAGCAGAAAAGATGAAGAAACCAATAGCGGCAAGATAACGCACAATGCGTTTTCAGTTGTGAATGTATAGACCTTTTTGCGATAAAACTGAAAATTTACAATTCCTTTAATCCCAGCTTATAGTATTTCAACAGCATAGCCCATTCTCTTGTACCATTCAGTTCTTTCCAAAAGCCTTTTCTCAAGCTCCCTATCTAACTCGCCTTCAATTCTAACAGGCTTTCCGAAAAAGTACTTGTCTACTATCGTCCAATTATCCGATATGCTGAAGCGTTTAAGCCTTCCAACATCTAAGTGATTGCCTGTATATCCCCAAGTCTCCCTAACTCCTTTATGGCATACGTAATCCCCATTCTGGTTTGAAGCTATCTCCTTCTCTGGAAAATAGATCTCAATTATACCTGCATCACAAGGTTTCTTGCTTGGCTTTGGAGCAAAGACAAACTCCTTTTTCTCGTTAAACTCGAATTCTCCGTCTATACATGAATTTATGCTGTAAACTCCTCTGTCAAACTCATAAGCGCTTTTCAGCAAAGATTTGAAATCATTAGTTTTTTCGTTTATTGCACTTACTAACCTACAACCCATTCCATAATGAACAACAAAAGAAGCCTCTCTACCATTTCCATTCTTAATATAAACTCTAAGATCAGACATGAAAGAAGAAATTAGGCTTAAAATAAAAGTAGGTTATCGAGAGATAAATTTCCGTAATTACTTTCAAAGAATTTCAGCTTGATTCCAACATGGAGATTGAGGACATTCTTAAGGTAGTAGCAAAAAGCCGATAATTTTGTTAACATAAATGGTCTAGGCGATATAAGGCGTTTTTGAGAATTTTCTCAAATTTCTTATTATAATTTTTGTTGCCTCATTCACGGGTATGCCTATTAACCAAGGCTGTTGCAATATATACGCAATTGCAACATCCATTCCTTTCTCTGCAACCATAGTTGCTAACTGTCCTTTATTTCTCTTTATCCAATTATCAAGTCTTCGAGTCCAGGTAGAACGAGGAGCGCTCCGCTGCGTAGGAAATTTGCGTCTCCTACCCATCTCAATCTTCCTTATTAACAATGAATAGACGGCTTTATTTAAACTTGAACGAAAACACAGATGCTATCTCTTTTATGGCTCTTTCTACTGTTGAGTAGCATTTTTTGAAGTTAGGTCTAAGTTCTTCAAAAGTTTGAGTTACATAATTTTTAGTTTCAATTGGGCTTATTATCTCAACTTTTATCTCATTAACAGTACGATAAACTCTGCAATCGATTTTTGATGCCAATGTGGGCCATCCTCGTTATGAAGCACTTCTACATTCCTATAACCCAGAGTGGTATAAGCAATATATTTAATTTATACAAACAAATTTTTCCTCAAAGCCGAACTGTATTGCTATTCTTTCGGATAACCTACTTGTTGAGTTAAACTTCACCAAACAATTTGATGGAATGGTAAATACTTGCATCAGTAGCGGATTAAGAAAAAATAGTTGATAAAAAGTTGAATAAAATCGAACGAACTTCAATTCAAACTCCAAAATCAAAACAAAGCTTGAATAAAGTCGACTGTTTTTTACTTATTTATTCTAAATGCATCCTTGGATTATAATATTTATTCAAAATTTTTCAAGCTTAACAAAAGAGGAAAACTAATTGAATTCAATTATTTTCGAGAATCAACCTTTACGTGAAGAGAATTTTCAGCTTCAATTGAAAGATAAGAAAGATGCTTTGAAAGCTTTGCAAGAATGGTAATTTTTCAGTTTCAAAAAGGTAGGCTTGGCTTGCATGGCTTTCATTATTACTCTCCCATCAGGCAGGGTCATCATAGGTTCCCATCCTTCTTCCACGAACTTCTCAACCTCCTCGGTCTCGGAAACCGTCAGCAGAGGCACAGCCTTGAGGTAATCTTCCAAAAGCTCCTTTTCAGTTGGGCGATAGTAGCTGTATGATATGCCAGTGGAATGTCCCATTAAAGTCTCAACGTTAATGGGCTTCATCACTTGTTCTGCCCTAGTTTTGAAGAACTTTCTCAATGAGTGGATGGAGAACTCATGCCTTTTCTTCTTCTCTTTTCGCAAGCCAAACTTCCACAGCATATCCTCGAACAGCCGCTTAACTCCCGTTACCTGCAACCTCTTTGGCTTAGTAGCTTCGCCATTCTTCTTTTTCGTTGTCTGCCATACATACCTTGCCAGCGGTGAGTCTTTGTTTATCTTCTCGCCGTGTGCCGCTCTCAATTCCATATATTTCTGAAGTTTTTCATAGGCTTCAGGTGTGATGAACGTAAAGTATTCTTCAGGGTCACCAGCATAGACCCTTAACTTAGCTGCCACAACGTTGCCTTCACACTTTATAGGTTCAACATGCCCCCAGTTAAGATTCTCCCATGCACCGATTCGAATTCCGCTGCTTGCTATCGTAAGTAA comes from Candidatus Bathyarchaeota archaeon and encodes:
- a CDS encoding PIN domain-containing protein is translated as MAYPEGVLDVSILIPACFENPLKEYSIAFLSEVLTQKKRVALPVSAVLGTYHIATRYLRVPKIAVKKILEGILRSGSPALYPHITPQIALDGIDYAAAYDIESWDGYLIALTRSLGTTVIYSLDQELSKVKEIIVANPFPEDKVKQYHEFIDAKLREG
- a CDS encoding site-specific integrase; translation: MKKPVKLLLEMNDITDINWKKISRMLPSSRRYALDRAPTMDELRLLLTNSDLRFQAILLTIASSGIRIGAWENLNWGHVEPIKCEGNVVAAKLRVYAGDPEEYFTFITPEAYEKLQKYMELRAAHGEKINKDSPLARYVWQTTKKKNGEATKPKRLQVTGVKRLFEDMLWKFGLRKEKKKRHEFSIHSLRKFFKTRAEQVMKPINVETLMGHSTGISYSYYRPTEKELLEDYLKAVPLLTVSETEEVEKFVEEGWEPMMTLPDGRVIMKAMQAKPTFLKLKNYHSCKAFKASFLSFN
- a CDS encoding metal-dependent hydrolase, producing MSELLLHFAVPFAVFSYFRRPKEAFLLSLVALLPDLDVLIGIHRSWTHSVIVVLAFCGVALLLVRVLRPKLLGLGFLAVLALISHLLLDLFTTYTPLLWPLISQSFFVSFNLGVRMGESMRVYVLPKVLVMPTSFAHFQYLDAPVFTSEGFVVAVILISSALLSRCLKPSKRLFKT
- a CDS encoding AbrB/MazE/SpoVT family DNA-binding domain-containing protein, which gives rise to MEDAVTVDKQGRLVLPSHIREVLGLKEGGHVSIRLDGSRIILEPVSKDLNEKVREWASFALSLKAEAFTEELKEGWKWMSREYARRKLGLS
- a CDS encoding arginine--tRNA ligase, with amino-acid sequence MSTNPFGEFREECERILMKSLSKLTERVEVKRSLEVPPSPAYGELASSICFELAKTLKTTPTELAKRISSTIEMTDFKICEKAEAVGGYINFHLNRSKFAKLTVESARRLDEDYGYVKTDHPLRIIVEHTSANPIHPLHIGTARNPILGDALARILAARGHKISRHFYIDDMGRQIAIIAYGYQKLGSPEIDPHVKPDHFIGWIYAITSCLTEIRNLKEQIKQREAMQDQEETVKRLKFELDDWIAAAAELQEKYPDMFSKLLDEINKDPNPEASINRLIQEYEIGKASTKELFRKVSNLCLEGFKQTLSRVGILFDQWDWESDLVWSGKVNEIVQQLKRTPFVFEAGGVLELDAEKAVNELRLRPVLNIMKGYSVPSLTLTRADGTTLYTTRDIAYSLQKFEKSDQVINVIGAEQSLAQLQLKIALCVLGYVKAAQNQIHFSFGLVELPGYKMSGRRGRYITFDDVINEAVKRAYNEVAKRSPHLPEEERRRIADIVGIGAIKYSLISVEPIKSVIFNWERVLDFEQNSAPFIQYAYARACNILRKAGEEVDASEADLSTLIHPLEWSLILKIGRFPEVFIEAAENLKPNAIAEYANDLASCFNSFYAALPVIQAETPTLRVARLALVDAIRITLRNALQLLGIEAPARM
- a CDS encoding winged helix-turn-helix transcriptional regulator, which gives rise to MKMEEDSLLIKALGNSPKLRILDYLLDYKLNDFTKKEIVEALGMSKLTFYKYFKDLEELGLVTASRKIGRATLYKVNLNNPMVKMLIEYETKLSLKIAEQEAEKMKKPIAAR
- a CDS encoding cysteine hydrolase — encoded protein: MKANETAIVFIEFQNDFCKEGGALYGAVKEQIAAQGTIKNAADCIKKAREKGIMTLIVPILFEQDYRDAGCPGVLGPIHMNAAKAGAFKKGTWGGAIIDELKPTDKDIVVEGKRTLDAFHSTNIDFLLRVACIKNVAFAGFLTNVCVEGTARSAYDKGYKVFLLKDCTAAMSAMEQKYVEEKFFPLIGEVLTHDEFLSRVE